A region of Leifsonia xyli DNA encodes the following proteins:
- a CDS encoding thiamine pyrophosphate-binding protein — translation MPSVSSHVAATLARHVDHVFGVMGNGNAHFLDALERQRGGEYCAMRHEAGAVVAADAYFRASGRLAAATATYGAGFTNTLTALAEAVQAHIPLILVVGDEPTSGPRPWDVDQIALAAAVGARTYTVGRADAAATTAIAVEHALTYRVPTVLAIPYDVATRDAGPIPEAPEPVLPAPSAPGDAFAQAAVADAAAALARASRPLLLAGRGAWLAGAGPALGALADATGALTASTALGRGVFPDERYDLGVTGGFGAEGAMELIRSADVAVVFGASLNQFTMRFGELFAPGTRIIQVDTRPAATHPHVGSYLRGDARLIAEALVSSLAEAGAAPSGWRESVDAARARQHPVGDGLAADGRLDPRTAAARIGELLPADRVVVSDGGHFIGWANMYWPVTTPDRMIMVGTAYQSIGLGWPSVPGAALAHPESTIVLTTGDGGGLMALADLESAVRVAGGRGLAVVWNDAAYGAEVNLYGLKGLAQGPMRIPEVDFAALGRAVGAEGVVVRTPEDLEALADWAARPASERPFLVLDLRISGDVIAPYQHEIIRVNS, via the coding sequence ATGCCCTCCGTCTCCTCCCACGTCGCCGCCACCCTCGCCCGCCACGTCGATCACGTCTTCGGGGTGATGGGCAACGGCAACGCCCACTTCCTGGATGCGCTCGAGCGGCAGCGCGGCGGCGAGTACTGCGCCATGCGCCACGAGGCCGGCGCGGTCGTCGCAGCGGACGCGTACTTCCGCGCCTCCGGCCGCCTCGCCGCGGCCACCGCGACCTACGGCGCCGGCTTCACCAACACGCTGACGGCGCTCGCCGAGGCGGTGCAGGCGCACATCCCGCTCATCCTCGTCGTCGGCGACGAGCCCACCTCCGGGCCGCGGCCGTGGGACGTCGACCAGATCGCCCTCGCGGCCGCGGTCGGCGCGCGCACGTACACCGTCGGGCGTGCGGACGCCGCGGCGACGACCGCCATCGCCGTCGAGCACGCGCTGACCTACCGGGTGCCGACCGTGCTGGCGATCCCGTACGATGTCGCGACCCGGGATGCCGGACCTATCCCCGAGGCGCCGGAGCCCGTGCTGCCCGCGCCGAGCGCGCCCGGCGACGCCTTCGCCCAGGCCGCCGTCGCGGACGCCGCGGCCGCGCTCGCCCGGGCGTCCCGTCCGCTGCTCCTCGCGGGTCGCGGGGCGTGGCTCGCGGGCGCCGGCCCCGCGCTCGGCGCGCTCGCCGATGCGACCGGCGCGCTCACCGCGTCCACCGCACTCGGACGCGGCGTGTTCCCCGACGAGCGGTACGACCTGGGCGTGACCGGAGGCTTCGGGGCCGAGGGCGCGATGGAGCTGATCCGGTCCGCCGACGTGGCGGTCGTCTTCGGGGCGTCGCTCAACCAGTTCACGATGCGGTTCGGCGAGCTGTTCGCGCCGGGCACACGCATCATCCAGGTCGACACCCGTCCGGCGGCGACCCACCCGCACGTCGGCTCCTACCTGCGCGGGGATGCGCGGCTCATCGCCGAGGCGCTGGTCTCCTCACTCGCCGAGGCCGGAGCGGCGCCATCGGGATGGCGGGAGTCGGTGGATGCGGCACGTGCGCGACAGCATCCCGTCGGCGACGGCCTCGCCGCGGACGGCCGCCTCGACCCCCGCACGGCGGCGGCCCGGATCGGCGAGCTGCTGCCCGCGGACCGCGTCGTCGTCTCCGACGGCGGCCACTTCATCGGCTGGGCGAACATGTACTGGCCGGTCACGACTCCGGACCGCATGATCATGGTCGGCACGGCCTATCAGTCGATCGGGCTCGGCTGGCCGAGCGTCCCGGGCGCCGCGCTCGCGCATCCCGAGTCGACCATCGTGCTGACGACCGGCGACGGCGGCGGCCTCATGGCGCTCGCCGACCTGGAGTCGGCGGTGCGGGTCGCGGGCGGACGCGGACTCGCGGTCGTCTGGAACGACGCGGCCTACGGCGCGGAGGTCAACCTGTACGGGCTGAAGGGGCTCGCGCAGGGCCCGATGCGGATCCCCGAGGTCGACTTCGCGGCGCTCGGGCGGGCGGTCGGCGCGGAGGGCGTCGTCGTCCGCACCCCCGAGGACCTCGAAGCGCTGGCCGACTGGGCCGCGCGCCCGGCGAGCGAGCGCCCCTTCCTCGTCCTCGACCTCCGCATCTCCGGCGACGTGATCGCCCCGTACCAGCACGAGATCATCCGCGTGAACTCCTGA
- a CDS encoding L-arabinose isomerase — MPKLTTSLDGYEVWFLTGSQHLYGPETLAQVADQSRAIADQLGAAADVPVRVVWKPVLTDSDAIRRTMLDANANDAVIGLIAWMHTFSPAKMWIAGLDALQKPLLHLHTQANVELPWGEIDFDFMNLNQAAHGDREFGYIQTRLAVPRTTVVGHVSNPAVTARIGTWMRAAAGWAATRSLKLARFGDNMRFVAVTEGDKTEAEHVFGVQVNTWGVNDLADAVAAASEAEVDALVAEYEELYDVTPELRRDGDRHQSLRDGAAIELGLRSFLEEGGFGAFTTSFEDLGALKQLPGLAVQRLMAEGYGFGAEGDWKTAILVRAANVMGAGLPGGASLMEDYTYDLTPGDERILGAHMLEVSPSLTSARPTLEVHPLGIGGKDDPVRLVFTADPGPAVVVALSDMRDRFRLVANVVEVVEPTAPLPKLPVGRAVWKPAPDFTTSATAWLEAGAAHHTVMSTAVGVAAFADFARLARTELLVIDDSTTLRDFGRELDWNAAYYRLARGL, encoded by the coding sequence ATGCCGAAGCTCACCACCTCCCTCGACGGTTACGAGGTCTGGTTCCTCACCGGCAGCCAGCACCTGTACGGGCCCGAGACGCTCGCCCAGGTCGCCGACCAGTCGCGTGCCATCGCCGACCAGCTCGGCGCCGCCGCCGACGTCCCCGTGCGCGTGGTCTGGAAGCCGGTGCTGACCGACTCCGACGCGATCCGCCGCACGATGCTGGACGCCAACGCCAACGACGCCGTGATCGGCCTGATCGCGTGGATGCACACCTTCAGCCCCGCGAAGATGTGGATCGCCGGCCTCGACGCGCTGCAGAAGCCGCTGCTGCACCTCCACACCCAGGCGAACGTCGAGCTGCCGTGGGGCGAGATCGACTTCGACTTCATGAACCTGAACCAGGCGGCGCACGGCGACCGCGAGTTCGGCTACATCCAGACCCGGCTCGCCGTCCCGCGCACGACCGTCGTCGGCCACGTGTCGAACCCGGCCGTCACCGCCCGCATCGGCACGTGGATGCGCGCAGCGGCAGGATGGGCGGCCACCCGGTCCCTGAAGCTGGCGCGCTTCGGCGACAACATGCGCTTCGTCGCGGTGACCGAGGGCGACAAGACCGAGGCGGAGCATGTCTTCGGCGTGCAGGTGAACACCTGGGGCGTCAACGACCTCGCCGACGCCGTGGCCGCCGCCTCCGAGGCGGAGGTGGACGCGCTGGTCGCCGAGTACGAGGAGCTGTACGACGTGACGCCGGAGCTGCGCCGCGACGGGGACCGCCACCAGTCGCTCCGCGATGGCGCCGCGATCGAGCTGGGCCTGCGGTCGTTCCTCGAGGAGGGCGGCTTCGGCGCCTTCACGACCAGCTTCGAGGACCTCGGCGCGCTGAAGCAGCTGCCGGGCCTCGCGGTGCAGCGCCTCATGGCGGAGGGCTACGGCTTCGGCGCCGAGGGCGACTGGAAGACCGCGATCCTGGTGCGCGCCGCCAACGTCATGGGTGCGGGACTGCCGGGCGGCGCCTCGCTGATGGAGGACTACACCTACGACCTCACGCCCGGCGACGAGCGCATCCTGGGCGCCCACATGCTGGAGGTGTCGCCGTCGCTCACGAGCGCCCGGCCGACGCTGGAGGTGCACCCGCTCGGGATCGGCGGCAAGGACGACCCCGTGCGCCTGGTGTTCACCGCGGACCCGGGTCCGGCGGTCGTCGTCGCGCTGTCGGACATGCGCGACCGGTTCCGGCTGGTGGCCAACGTCGTGGAGGTGGTCGAGCCGACCGCTCCGCTGCCGAAGCTGCCCGTCGGTCGCGCGGTCTGGAAGCCGGCGCCCGACTTCACGACGTCCGCGACCGCGTGGCTGGAGGCCGGCGCGGCGCACCACACGGTGATGAGCACGGCGGTCGGCGTAGCGGCGTTCGCGGACTTCGCCCGCCTCGCCCGCACTGAGCTGTTGGTCATCGACGACTCCACCACGCTCCGCGACTTCGGCCGCGAGCTCGACTGGAACGCCGCCTACTACCGCCTCGCCCGCGGCCTCTGA
- a CDS encoding L-ribulose-5-phosphate 4-epimerase, with translation MTAFDTAVRTTREQVAALHAELVRYGLVVWTGGNVSGRVPGEDLFVIKPSGVDYDDLTPENMILCTLDGEVVPGSLGSDRSPSSDTAAHAYVYRNMPEVGGVVHTHSTYATAWAARAEPIPCVITAMADEFGGDIPVGPFAIIGDDSIGRGIVQTLTGHRSRAVLMQNHGVFTIGRDARDAVKAAVMAEDVARTVHLARQGGPLVPIPQESIDRLFDRYQNVYGQSPEGSLS, from the coding sequence ATGACCGCCTTCGACACCGCCGTCCGCACCACTCGCGAGCAGGTGGCCGCGCTGCACGCCGAACTCGTCCGCTACGGCCTCGTCGTGTGGACGGGCGGCAACGTGTCCGGACGCGTCCCCGGTGAGGACCTGTTCGTCATCAAGCCGAGCGGGGTCGACTACGACGACCTGACGCCCGAGAACATGATCCTCTGCACCCTCGACGGCGAGGTGGTCCCCGGCTCGCTCGGCAGCGATCGGTCGCCCTCGTCGGACACGGCGGCGCACGCCTACGTCTACCGCAACATGCCGGAGGTCGGCGGCGTCGTCCACACGCACTCCACCTACGCGACGGCCTGGGCGGCGCGGGCGGAGCCCATCCCGTGCGTGATCACCGCGATGGCGGACGAGTTCGGCGGAGACATCCCTGTCGGACCCTTCGCGATCATCGGCGACGACTCCATCGGCCGCGGCATCGTGCAGACGCTGACCGGCCACCGCAGCCGCGCGGTGCTGATGCAGAACCACGGCGTCTTCACCATCGGCCGGGATGCGCGCGACGCCGTCAAGGCCGCCGTCATGGCCGAGGACGTCGCCCGCACCGTCCACCTCGCCCGTCAGGGCGGTCCCCTCGTCCCCATCCCGCAGGAGTCGATCGACCGACTCTTCGACCGCTACCAGAACGTCTACGGACAGTCCCCGGAAGGATCCCTCTCCTGA
- a CDS encoding LacI family transcriptional regulator, translated as MDEQGRAPGVREVAAAAGVSRQTVSRVLNDHPSIRPETRERVLAAMEQLSFRPNRAARMLTTARSQALGVLVASPSSLFGPASSIDAIERAARDAGYFVTVAHAVSLDAAAVEAALEQLSAQAVEGVVVVAPQQRIQDAMDAVALRVPSITLHGAGTAGDHGVFVDQLEGARLATRHLLDLGHTRIAHLSGPGDWSEARARREGFLLEMEAAGADPVVSREGDWTAASGAEIGAELLADAAITAVFSSNDQMAIGAMHAARVAGRSIPDDLAVVGFDDIPEAAFLAPPLTTVRQDFAELGRRAVARLVAEIEGRTLDFDAPVAPSLVRRASA; from the coding sequence GTGGACGAGCAGGGTCGGGCGCCGGGGGTGCGCGAGGTGGCCGCCGCTGCGGGTGTCTCACGGCAGACCGTGTCGCGCGTCCTCAACGACCACCCGAGCATCCGCCCGGAGACCCGGGAGCGGGTGCTCGCCGCCATGGAGCAGCTCAGCTTCCGGCCGAACCGCGCGGCGCGGATGCTGACCACGGCCCGGTCGCAGGCGCTCGGCGTGCTGGTCGCGTCGCCGTCGTCGCTGTTCGGCCCGGCGTCCAGCATCGACGCGATCGAGAGGGCCGCTCGCGACGCCGGCTACTTCGTCACGGTGGCGCACGCCGTTTCGCTCGACGCCGCGGCCGTGGAGGCGGCGCTGGAGCAGCTGAGCGCGCAGGCGGTGGAGGGCGTGGTCGTCGTCGCGCCCCAACAGCGCATCCAGGACGCGATGGATGCGGTGGCCCTGCGCGTCCCGTCGATCACCCTGCACGGCGCGGGGACGGCCGGCGACCACGGCGTCTTCGTCGACCAGCTGGAGGGCGCGAGGTTGGCGACCCGCCACCTGCTCGACCTCGGGCACACGCGCATCGCGCACCTGAGCGGGCCAGGCGACTGGTCGGAGGCCCGGGCGCGGCGCGAGGGCTTCCTGCTCGAGATGGAGGCGGCGGGCGCGGATCCGGTCGTCTCGCGCGAGGGCGACTGGACGGCGGCCTCCGGGGCCGAGATCGGCGCGGAGCTGCTCGCGGATGCGGCGATCACGGCGGTGTTCTCCTCCAACGACCAGATGGCGATCGGCGCGATGCACGCCGCGCGGGTGGCCGGGCGGTCGATTCCCGACGACCTCGCGGTGGTCGGCTTCGACGACATCCCGGAGGCGGCGTTCCTCGCGCCGCCGCTGACGACCGTGCGGCAGGACTTCGCGGAGCTCGGCCGCCGCGCCGTCGCCCGGCTGGTCGCCGAGATCGAAGGCCGGACGCTCGACTTCGACGCGCCCGTCGCGCCCTCGCTCGTGCGCCGGGCCTCCGCCTGA
- a CDS encoding galactose mutarotase, which yields MSTPISGTHFGLSAGDYHATIASVGASLRTLEFDGRPLIVPFDADEVRPAFRGATLAPWPNRVVDGRYTFDGEEQQLALTEPKRGHALHGLAAWLDFEPVDRAADSVTFAATIQAQAGYPHRVEVSVTFSLDEEGLHTTVTGTNTGTSRAPWGTGPHPYLVAGEGRVDDWTLTLPADEVLEVTEDRLIPTGLADVATAEDGSWDFRTARRIGDTFIDHAFTGLSRTADGLATVRVTAPEGTGVELVWGEECPWVQVHTADQPVAELDRLGLAVEPMTCPPDAYNSGTDLIVLEPGESASASWTIRAV from the coding sequence ATGAGCACACCGATTTCGGGGACACATTTCGGGCTGAGCGCGGGCGACTACCACGCGACCATCGCGTCGGTCGGGGCGTCGCTGCGCACGCTGGAGTTCGACGGGCGCCCGCTGATCGTCCCGTTCGACGCCGACGAGGTGCGGCCCGCCTTCCGCGGCGCGACGCTCGCCCCCTGGCCGAACCGCGTCGTCGACGGCCGCTACACCTTCGACGGCGAGGAGCAGCAGCTGGCGCTGACCGAGCCGAAGCGCGGCCACGCGCTCCACGGCCTCGCGGCCTGGCTCGACTTCGAGCCCGTGGACCGCGCCGCCGACAGCGTCACCTTCGCCGCGACCATCCAGGCGCAGGCCGGCTACCCGCACCGCGTCGAGGTGAGCGTCACGTTCTCGCTCGACGAGGAGGGCCTCCACACGACCGTGACCGGCACCAACACCGGCACGAGCCGTGCGCCGTGGGGCACCGGCCCGCACCCGTACCTCGTCGCCGGCGAGGGCCGCGTCGACGACTGGACGCTGACCCTCCCGGCGGACGAGGTGCTCGAAGTGACCGAGGACCGCCTCATCCCCACCGGTCTGGCGGATGTCGCGACAGCCGAGGACGGCAGCTGGGACTTCCGCACCGCGCGCCGCATCGGCGACACCTTCATCGACCACGCCTTCACCGGCCTGTCGCGCACCGCCGACGGCCTCGCGACCGTGCGCGTCACCGCCCCGGAGGGCACCGGCGTCGAGCTGGTCTGGGGCGAGGAGTGCCCGTGGGTGCAGGTCCACACGGCCGACCAGCCGGTCGCGGAGCTCGACCGCCTCGGCCTCGCCGTCGAGCCGATGACCTGCCCGCCCGACGCCTACAACTCGGGCACCGACCTCATCGTGCTCGAGCCCGGGGAGTCGGCGTCGGCATCCTGGACCATCCGGGCCGTCTAG
- a CDS encoding 4-aminobutyrate--2-oxoglutarate transaminase (catalyzes the formation of succinate semialdehyde and glutamate from 4-aminobutanoate and 2-oxoglutarate): protein MTILDTAIDTPVGGPSLPQERRLVTPIPGPESRKRQERKSQAVAAGVGTTIPVYTVAAGGGVLVDVDGNSLIDFGSGIAVTGVGNAAPRVVDAVTAQVAAFTHTCFTVAPYDSYVDVAEALNRLTPGDFAKRSALFNSGAEAVENAVKIARHYTGKQAVVAFDHAYHGRTNLTMGLTAKNQPYKNGFGPFAPEIYRAPLSYPLRDGGLSGAEAAKRAITMIEKQIGAANLAALIIEPIQGEGGFIVPADGFLPALQAWANANGVVFIADEVQTGFARTGTMFASEQFGITPDLIVTAKGIAGGLPLSAVTGRAEIMDAPQVGGLGGTYGGNPLACVAALAAIETYETEDLAARARQIGDILFEKLGALRDADPRVAEVRGRGAMVAIELVDPETGEPDAALTAKVAAASHAAGVVLLTCGTYGNVIRFLPPLSIPDHLLIEGLDVVVEAVAGA from the coding sequence ATGACCATCCTCGACACCGCCATCGACACGCCCGTCGGCGGACCCTCGCTCCCGCAGGAGCGCCGGCTCGTCACCCCGATCCCCGGCCCCGAGTCGCGCAAGCGCCAGGAGCGCAAGTCCCAGGCCGTCGCCGCCGGCGTCGGCACCACCATCCCCGTGTACACGGTCGCGGCGGGCGGCGGTGTCCTGGTGGATGTGGACGGCAACTCCCTCATCGACTTCGGCTCCGGCATCGCCGTCACCGGCGTCGGCAACGCGGCGCCGCGCGTCGTGGACGCCGTGACCGCGCAGGTCGCCGCCTTCACCCACACCTGCTTCACCGTCGCGCCGTACGACTCCTACGTCGACGTCGCCGAGGCGCTGAACCGCCTCACCCCCGGCGACTTCGCCAAGCGCAGCGCCCTGTTCAACTCCGGCGCCGAGGCCGTGGAGAACGCGGTCAAGATCGCCCGTCACTACACCGGCAAGCAGGCCGTCGTCGCGTTCGACCACGCCTACCACGGCCGCACGAACCTCACGATGGGCCTCACCGCCAAGAACCAGCCGTACAAGAACGGCTTCGGCCCGTTCGCCCCCGAGATCTACCGCGCGCCGCTCAGCTACCCGCTGCGCGACGGCGGCCTCTCCGGAGCCGAGGCGGCCAAGCGCGCGATCACCATGATCGAGAAGCAGATCGGCGCGGCCAACCTCGCGGCCCTCATCATCGAGCCCATCCAGGGCGAGGGCGGCTTCATCGTCCCCGCCGACGGCTTCCTCCCCGCCCTGCAGGCCTGGGCGAACGCCAACGGCGTCGTCTTCATCGCCGACGAGGTGCAGACCGGCTTCGCCCGCACCGGCACCATGTTCGCCTCCGAGCAGTTCGGCATCACGCCGGACCTCATCGTCACCGCCAAGGGCATCGCCGGCGGCCTCCCGCTCTCCGCGGTCACGGGCCGCGCCGAGATCATGGACGCCCCGCAGGTCGGCGGCCTCGGCGGAACCTACGGCGGCAACCCGCTCGCCTGCGTCGCCGCACTCGCCGCGATCGAGACCTACGAGACCGAGGACCTCGCCGCGCGCGCCCGCCAGATCGGCGACATCCTGTTCGAGAAGCTCGGCGCCCTGCGTGACGCCGACCCGCGCGTTGCCGAGGTGCGCGGACGCGGCGCGATGGTCGCGATCGAGCTCGTCGACCCGGAGACCGGGGAGCCGGACGCCGCGCTGACCGCGAAGGTCGCCGCCGCGTCGCACGCCGCCGGCGTCGTTCTGCTCACCTGCGGCACCTACGGGAACGTGATCCGCTTCCTCCCGCCGCTCAGCATCCCGGACCACCTGCTCATCGAGGGGCTGGACGTCGTCGTGGAGGCGGTGGCAGGCGCATGA
- a CDS encoding NAD-dependent succinate-semialdehyde dehydrogenase, producing MTIVDTTTELAPNEADLLARVPDGLFIGGRWEAGTREQIEVQDPATGRVIKRIANATPEDGIRALDAAVAAADAWAATAPRVRAEILRRAFDLLQERRADFALLMTLEMGKPLAEANGEVTYGGEFLRWFSEEAVRISGRFGQNPEGTGTMVVSQRPVGPCYLITPWNFPLAMATRKIAPALAAGCTVVVKPAELTPLTTLFFAQLLADAGVPDGVVNIIPTSTARTVSEPIIADPRLRKLSFTGSTPVGRSLLAQAGQNVLRTSMELGGNAPFVVFDDADLDKAVEGAMLAKFRNIGQACTAANRFIVHESVAEEFARRVTEKVEAFRVGRGTDDGVTIGPLIDDRAVASMKQLVEDAVTRGARVLTGGSAPDGDGFFFEPTVIVDVQPGSELLREEIFGPILAITTFSTEDEAVAAANSTEYGLVGYVFTQDLARGQRMIDRVDTGMMGLNTGLVSNAAAPFGGVKQSGLGREGGLEGIHEYLSTKYTLIPA from the coding sequence ATGACGATCGTCGACACCACCACCGAGCTCGCCCCGAATGAGGCGGACCTGCTCGCCCGCGTCCCCGACGGGCTGTTCATCGGCGGACGCTGGGAGGCCGGCACCCGCGAGCAGATCGAGGTGCAGGACCCGGCCACCGGCCGCGTGATCAAGCGCATCGCCAACGCGACGCCGGAGGACGGCATCCGGGCCCTGGATGCGGCGGTCGCCGCCGCGGACGCCTGGGCGGCCACCGCTCCTCGCGTCCGCGCCGAGATCCTCCGCCGCGCGTTCGACCTGCTGCAGGAGCGCCGCGCGGACTTCGCGCTGCTCATGACGCTCGAGATGGGCAAGCCGCTCGCCGAGGCTAACGGCGAGGTCACCTACGGCGGCGAGTTCCTCCGCTGGTTCTCGGAGGAGGCGGTCCGCATCTCCGGCCGCTTCGGCCAGAACCCGGAGGGGACCGGCACCATGGTCGTCTCCCAGCGTCCGGTCGGCCCGTGCTACCTCATCACGCCGTGGAACTTCCCGCTCGCGATGGCCACCCGCAAGATCGCCCCGGCGCTCGCCGCGGGCTGCACGGTCGTCGTGAAGCCGGCCGAGCTCACGCCGCTCACGACGCTGTTCTTCGCACAGCTTCTCGCGGACGCCGGCGTGCCGGACGGCGTGGTCAACATCATCCCGACCAGCACCGCTCGCACCGTGTCGGAGCCGATCATCGCCGACCCGCGCCTCCGCAAGCTGTCGTTCACCGGGTCGACCCCGGTCGGCCGCTCGCTGCTCGCCCAGGCCGGCCAGAACGTGCTGCGCACCTCCATGGAGCTTGGCGGCAACGCCCCCTTCGTCGTGTTCGACGACGCCGACCTCGACAAGGCGGTGGAGGGCGCCATGCTCGCCAAGTTCCGCAACATCGGGCAGGCGTGCACCGCGGCCAACCGGTTCATCGTGCACGAGTCGGTGGCCGAGGAGTTCGCTCGCCGCGTCACCGAGAAGGTCGAGGCGTTCCGCGTCGGCCGCGGCACCGACGACGGCGTGACCATCGGCCCGCTGATCGACGATCGCGCCGTCGCATCCATGAAGCAGCTCGTCGAGGACGCCGTGACGCGCGGCGCCCGCGTGCTCACCGGCGGCAGCGCCCCCGACGGGGACGGCTTCTTCTTCGAGCCGACCGTGATCGTGGATGTGCAGCCCGGCAGCGAGCTGCTCCGCGAGGAGATCTTCGGCCCGATCCTGGCCATCACCACGTTCTCGACCGAGGACGAGGCGGTCGCGGCCGCGAACTCGACCGAGTACGGGCTGGTCGGCTACGTCTTCACGCAGGACCTCGCCCGCGGTCAGCGGATGATCGACCGCGTCGACACCGGCATGATGGGCCTCAACACCGGCCTCGTGTCCAACGCGGCCGCGCCGTTCGGTGGAGTCAAGCAGTCGGGCCTCGGCCGCGAGGGAGGCCTCGAGGGCATCCACGAGTACCTGAGCACGAAGTACACGCTCATCCCGGCCTGA
- a CDS encoding catalase, which yields MSDDYTTTQTGSPVASDAHSLTAGRDGVTALHDRYLVEKLAQFNRERIPERIVHAKGGGAFGEFVVTGDVTAYTKAAVFQPGTSTRTLHRFSSVAGEQGSPDTWRDVRGFSVKFYTSEGNYDIVGNNTPVFFIRDGIKFPDFIHSQKRLPGSGLRDADMQWDFWTLSPESAHQVTYLMGDRGLPRSWRTMPGYGSHTYQWINAAGERFWVKYHFHSLQGNEEITGVEAEQLAGADADYYRRDLYEAIERGDFPAWRVSVQIMPYEDAKTYRFNPFDLTKVWPHSDYPLIEVGIHTLNENPQNFFAEIEQAAFSPANTVPGIDISPDKMLMARVFSYPDAQRYRVGTNYNELPVNRPVAPVHNYSQDGSLRHGFKPADAPVYAPNSFGGPAAQPERAGEGSWESDGALVRSAATLHAEDDDFGQAGTLYREVYDDAAKERFLDTISGAISGVKREDIRERAIQYWTNVDATLGRLLRDRLSSGGETPNESAEYVGVAE from the coding sequence ATGTCGGACGACTACACCACCACCCAGACCGGCTCGCCGGTCGCCAGCGACGCGCACTCGCTGACGGCGGGGCGCGACGGCGTCACCGCGCTGCACGACCGCTACCTCGTCGAGAAGCTCGCGCAGTTCAACCGCGAGCGCATCCCGGAGCGGATCGTCCACGCGAAGGGCGGAGGGGCGTTCGGCGAGTTCGTCGTCACCGGCGACGTCACGGCGTACACGAAGGCCGCCGTCTTCCAGCCCGGCACGAGCACGCGCACCCTGCACCGCTTCTCGTCCGTCGCCGGCGAGCAGGGCTCCCCCGACACGTGGCGCGACGTGCGCGGCTTCTCGGTGAAGTTCTACACGTCCGAGGGCAACTACGACATCGTCGGCAACAACACCCCCGTCTTCTTCATCCGCGACGGGATCAAGTTCCCCGACTTCATCCACTCGCAGAAGCGCCTCCCGGGGTCGGGACTGCGCGACGCCGACATGCAGTGGGACTTCTGGACCCTCTCCCCCGAGTCCGCCCACCAGGTCACCTACCTCATGGGCGACCGCGGCCTGCCGCGATCGTGGCGCACGATGCCGGGCTACGGCTCGCACACCTACCAGTGGATCAACGCCGCCGGCGAGCGCTTCTGGGTCAAGTATCACTTCCACTCGCTGCAGGGCAACGAGGAGATCACGGGCGTCGAGGCCGAGCAGCTCGCCGGGGCCGACGCCGACTACTACCGCCGCGACCTCTACGAGGCGATCGAGCGCGGCGACTTCCCGGCCTGGCGCGTCTCGGTGCAGATCATGCCGTACGAGGACGCCAAGACCTACCGCTTCAACCCGTTCGACCTGACCAAGGTGTGGCCGCACAGCGATTACCCGCTGATCGAGGTCGGCATTCACACGCTGAACGAGAACCCGCAGAACTTCTTCGCCGAGATCGAGCAGGCCGCGTTCTCGCCCGCGAACACGGTCCCGGGCATCGACATCAGCCCCGACAAGATGCTCATGGCGCGCGTGTTCTCGTACCCGGACGCCCAGCGCTACCGCGTCGGCACCAACTACAACGAGCTGCCGGTCAACCGCCCGGTCGCGCCGGTGCACAACTACTCGCAGGACGGCTCCCTGCGTCACGGCTTCAAGCCGGCCGACGCCCCGGTCTACGCCCCGAACTCGTTCGGCGGCCCGGCGGCCCAGCCGGAGCGCGCGGGCGAGGGCTCGTGGGAGTCGGACGGCGCGCTCGTGCGCTCGGCCGCGACCCTGCACGCCGAGGACGACGACTTCGGCCAGGCGGGCACCCTCTACCGCGAGGTGTACGACGACGCCGCCAAGGAGCGCTTCCTCGACACGATCTCGGGCGCGATCAGCGGCGTGAAGCGGGAGGACATCCGCGAGCGCGCCATCCAGTACTGGACGAACGTCGACGCGACGCTCGGCCGCCTGCTGCGCGACCGCCTATCCTCGGGCGGCGAGACCCCGAACGAGTCCGCCGAGTACGTCGGCGTCGCGGAGTAG
- a CDS encoding transcriptional repressor: protein MDTAGLEQALRGAGLKVTRGRLAVLEALAQRPHADAETVFGAVLPSLPGTSIQNVHNVLGDLTKAGLLRRIEPAGSAARYERRIGDNHHHVVCTSCGAVADVDCVVGHAPCLHPSEAGGYAIDMAEVTFWGVCPSCQERAAAPAPHH from the coding sequence ATGGACACGGCGGGGCTCGAGCAGGCGTTGCGCGGGGCCGGTCTCAAGGTGACGCGTGGTCGGCTGGCGGTGCTCGAAGCACTGGCCCAGCGGCCACATGCCGACGCCGAGACCGTCTTCGGTGCGGTGCTGCCCAGCCTGCCCGGCACGTCCATCCAGAACGTGCACAACGTGCTCGGCGACCTGACCAAGGCCGGACTGCTCCGGCGGATCGAACCGGCCGGCTCGGCCGCGAGGTACGAGCGACGGATCGGCGACAACCACCATCACGTGGTCTGCACCTCGTGCGGAGCCGTCGCCGACGTCGACTGCGTCGTGGGGCACGCGCCGTGCCTCCACCCGTCCGAAGCGGGCGGCTATGCGATCGACATGGCCGAGGTCACGTTCTGGGGAGTGTGCCCGTCCTGCCAGGAGCGTGCCGCAGCGCCCGCTCCGCACCACTAG